AAATTTCACCAGTTTTACTCTCAAGTTTTGCTGTTACTTTGGATTCTTCTGCGCTCATACCAATATGGGGAGCATGTTTAGCTGTCGATACCTCACCAGTTCCTTCTCCAGCTAATCTAGAAACTTTACCTAACAATAAGAAATCGATTGCATCAACGACAGCGCTTTTTCCAACTCCGTTTGGACCGAAGATGACAGCATTTTTTCCATTAAGATTTAAATTCAGATCTACAATTCCACGAAATTTTAGTATATGAAGGTTAATTAACTTCATTGTTTGTACCCTCAATACTTTTTAAAATTTCTTCAGCCATTTTATCTGCTTTTTGACATGAAGATATTTGAAACATAATTTCTTTAATTTCATTATTTGAAAATTTCTGTGATTCAGACAGTTTCTTGAAAAATTCAGATTTTATCTTATCGTTAACTGTTTGATTATTATGTTGACTGTCCCCCTGTTTAGTTATTTCATTTAAGCTCATTATTTTTACCTCCTTTCAAAAACACAAAAGTTTATTACTAAAAATGTTTCTCTAGTACAGGTAATATATCATCCAATTTTTTTACTATTCTTAGTTGTTCTGAGATTGGAGGCAAAGGTAAAATTAAACTGCTAATGCTTGTTGAATTTAGCGTTTTTCCTTTAATAGCATCTTTTGTATTGCCCCATTGCGAAACCATTGGAAGAACTTTAAATAAATAATCTTTAGAAATTTGTTTTTCTAAAAAAGGAAATATTGATATTATTGCTTCATTATGCACTGCATCGATACCAAGCATAGATACGCGACCCACTGTCAGTTTAAAGCTCATTATCAAAGTTCCAGCTGGTGACGATTTACTATTAAATACTTCATTAAATGCATTTAGACTAATTTTTTCTTTGGTTGAAATAATAATTCCATTCTTAGACATATCTGAAATTGAAACCCATTGAACATCATTCCCCCAATATTTTTCTTCATGTCTTGAAGGGGTTTTGCCCATTCTGTAATATACAATCTCCCCCAACCTCACCCAACACCAATTCTCCGGGGTCTCAAAGGGGATCTCGTCTTCGGTGATTTCGGGGAGGGGCTTTTCTTTTTTGATTTTTCCCTCTTTGATCAGTCGGGCTTTTTCTTTCTGGATTTCTTTAAGCAGGTCCCTTGCATCGCCGTCCTCTGGAAGCTGCTGTGTGAGCTTGCCCTGGATGGCGTATTGGAGGATTGCATCTTTCATCTTTTTGGGGAAAGACTTTTGCAGTTCTTCAAGCTTAGTTTCATCGTTTTTTAGGCTTTCGATTTCGGGTAGTAGTTCTTCTATATGTTCAACTATACGTTTTTGTTCTTTAAAAGGAGGCAACGGAATAATATTTCCGACTATTTTTTCTCTAGAAATATTTGGTTGTGCTCCTCCTGCTCCTTGGCTAATAAAATCATCTTTATGAGACATCAAGTAATAAAATAAGTACCAATTAAAAACTCCAACTATTGGTCTGCATCCACAACAGGCTTGATTAGTCGCTGCTTCAATGTTTAATAGCCCCACCTTACCTATAGTGGCACCATACATTGCAATTAGCACTGTTCCTTTTGGATTAAGTTTTACTGATGTATTTTTTAAAGCATACTCAGTAATATACTCTGAAACATCATTTATAATTCCATCGTTTAAATCACCAGTTTTAAGCCATGGGATTGAACCATTATTATAAAATTCAACATTAGATCTACTAGGAGTAGCACCGGCTGCCCAATCACCAATTTGCCCCAACCTAACCCAGCACCAATTCTCCGGGATCTCAAACGGAATTTCGTCTTCTGTGATTTCGGGCAGGGGCTTTTCTTTTTTGATTTTTCCCTCTTTGATGAGTCGGGCTTTTTCTTTCTGGATCTCTTTAAGCAGGTCCCTTGCATCGCCGTCTTCGGGAAGCTGCTGGGTGAGCTTGCCTTGAATGGCTGCCTGCAGGATGGATTTTTTTAGTTGTTCGGCGATCATTTAATTATCCCCAGCAGTTCTTCGATCTGGGTAAGTCTCTTGTCTATCTTTGCATTGAGTGAGTCTCTCTTTTCATGGAACAGGCGTATGGTTTCTTCAGGAGATAGCACTTCTTCTTCAGCAGTCGGATACCCGCAGAGGTCCATGTCATATGCGCGGTTCGCAATTTCCTGAACTGAATATGCTTTTGCTTTGAAGGTGTCTGTCTCAGTGTCTTTTATTTCTTTCCTGTCGCTCCACCATGCAGCGCAGTCATCGAAGTGCTCGACCTTCATCGGTTTGGTTTTTGAAAAATGCTTGTAGCCTTCGGGCATGTCCACGCGGTAAAACCAGACCTCTTTCGTTTTTTGGGACCTGTCGAAAAAGAGAATGTTCGTTGTTATTGAGGTATATGGGGAGAAAACACTTGAAGGCATACGGACTATGGTGTGCAGGTTGAATGCTTCAAGCAGTTTTTTCTTTATGGCAGACTTAGCGTTGTCTGTTCCAAAGAGGAATCCATCGGGGATTATCACAGCTGCTCTTCCTCTTTCTTTGAGCCTGTACATTATGACCGACATGAAAAGGTCTGCTGTTTCACTGCTTCTGAGGTCCGCGGGGAAATTGATCTTTACTCCTTCGCTTTCGGTTCCCCCATATGGAGGATTCATGAGAACTATGTCAAATTTGTCGCTTTCTTTGTATTCCCTGACGTTTCTCTCCAGTGAGTTGCCGTGATAGATCCTGGGGCTGTCGATATCGTGGAGCAGCATGTTTGTGATAGAGAGAAGGTATGGGAGAGGCTTCTTTTCTATACCGTAGATACTGTTGTTGTAAAGCTCCCTGTCTTCAATGGTATTTATCTGTGGTTCAAGGAGCTTCAATGTAGAGGTCAAAAATCCTCCGGTTCCGCAGGCAAAATCGGCCACGTGCTCGCCCAGTTTGGGATCGATCATACTTACCATGAAATCA
The sequence above is a segment of the Synergistaceae bacterium DZ-S4 genome. Coding sequences within it:
- a CDS encoding restriction endonuclease subunit S, coding for MIAEQLKKSILQAAIQGKLTQQLPEDGDARDLLKEIQKEKARLIKEGKIKKEKPLPEITEDEIPFEIPENWCWVRLGQIGDWAAGATPSRSNVEFYNNGSIPWLKTGDLNDGIINDVSEYITEYALKNTSVKLNPKGTVLIAMYGATIGKVGLLNIEAATNQACCGCRPIVGVFNWYLFYYLMSHKDDFISQGAGGAQPNISREKIVGNIIPLPPFKEQKRIVEHIEELLPEIESLKNDETKLEELQKSFPKKMKDAILQYAIQGKLTQQLPEDGDARDLLKEIQKEKARLIKEGKIKKEKPLPEITEDEIPFETPENWCWVRLGEIVYYRMGKTPSRHEEKYWGNDVQWVSISDMSKNGIIISTKEKISLNAFNEVFNSKSSPAGTLIMSFKLTVGRVSMLGIDAVHNEAIISIFPFLEKQISKDYLFKVLPMVSQWGNTKDAIKGKTLNSTSISSLILPLPPISEQLRIVKKLDDILPVLEKHF
- a CDS encoding type I restriction-modification system subunit M; translated protein: MTIGNFVKTIQNIMRGDSGINGDAQRIEQMTWILFLKVYDAKEEDWEFHDDNYKSIIPEELRWRNWAVDKKDGEALTGQGLLDFVNIKLFPALKELKITESTPMKKSIVKAVFEDSNQYMKDGVLLRKVINVIDGIEFDEYNERHAFGDIYETILKSLQSAGNAGEFYTPRAVTDFMVSMIDPKLGEHVADFACGTGGFLTSTLKLLEPQINTIEDRELYNNSIYGIEKKPLPYLLSITNMLLHDIDSPRIYHGNSLERNVREYKESDKFDIVLMNPPYGGTESEGVKINFPADLRSSETADLFMSVIMYRLKERGRAAVIIPDGFLFGTDNAKSAIKKKLLEAFNLHTIVRMPSSVFSPYTSITTNILFFDRSQKTKEVWFYRVDMPEGYKHFSKTKPMKVEHFDDCAAWWSDRKEIKDTETDTFKAKAYSVQEIANRAYDMDLCGYPTAEEEVLSPEETIRLFHEKRDSLNAKIDKRLTQIEELLGIIK